A single genomic interval of Halalkalibaculum roseum harbors:
- a CDS encoding lamin tail domain-containing protein, with product MGYTLPRTKTGKGFISFVLSLIVAVIPVLCPAQSSESPSYQQSEFVSNETTQPESYINYASPDDLPEAVPEPDKSNDLEQQVAPVISFTVSSLTVKENIGTVNLNVELLQTENTGVEVEIIFLQGSSSATSSDLSDFRSESIYFNESDVAGTVKTLRIPITNDSEYEQSETAVFRLQSNSSVSIAEPSLLTLVIQDDDTPSIIINEIFANPMEGIGDANGDGVVSSTEDQFVELVNTEGEAVDISGWTLSDDLSTRFTFPSGTVLQPGRASVVFGGGEPAGNFGGATVFTADNLGIDNSGDKLILRDNQDIIVEEAEYTLSPNESESLNRGREDNGNFYVRHSEASEDPNKLFSPGTRIDGTSFGSRYALRLGGGEGWRLLSSPTRNTTFKELLGDFQMNTTSISNRSDQVATLYEWREGRFQPVENLENELEAGKGYAVYFSRDDNTGIPGVQGGFPKVITTDNPENSGPVPVTLSTAEFNGSKGWNLMGNPFGTEISVEALLGTLRRALQIEHPEMQLNGNVYVWDPSANAGNGDYLVLEENESNKILPFQAFWVKIDNAEGSEDISISATLERDEIRFVNSSRFKDSNREEFSLNLTLGDGTLYDDYQLSFNSEGTVDTDIHDAFKLHSINTNSITLYSLSGQDKLMKNVLPYDLDGTMEIPIDFDANGREELRFEWGRLDDIPDNWNITLTDRELNKEINLRSSSDYRFTVTSDDSPSNIEDDNAGLPFSRASLDSEEPRFILTVRPGNTGPVNNPDIPESVKLNPNYPNPFNPATTISYELKEDSEVLLSIWNIVGQRVVTLVDGMQEAGQHTANWNASEMPSGIYIAQLEVGGQVFIRKMTLIK from the coding sequence ATGGGTTATACGCTGCCGCGCACTAAAACCGGAAAAGGATTTATCTCTTTTGTGCTGTCACTGATAGTGGCCGTGATTCCCGTTTTATGTCCTGCACAAAGCTCTGAGTCGCCTTCCTATCAGCAGAGTGAATTTGTTTCAAATGAAACCACTCAACCGGAATCTTATATTAATTACGCATCTCCTGACGATTTACCCGAAGCTGTACCTGAACCCGACAAAAGTAATGACCTGGAACAGCAAGTTGCACCGGTGATCTCTTTTACCGTTTCATCTCTGACAGTTAAAGAAAATATTGGTACGGTTAATCTTAATGTAGAATTACTTCAAACCGAGAACACCGGAGTGGAAGTAGAGATAATTTTTCTGCAGGGATCAAGCAGTGCAACGTCTTCCGATCTCTCTGATTTTCGTAGTGAAAGTATCTACTTTAATGAATCTGATGTGGCCGGAACGGTGAAGACCTTAAGAATTCCCATAACTAACGACAGCGAGTATGAACAGAGTGAAACTGCGGTGTTTCGTCTTCAAAGCAATTCATCTGTTAGCATTGCAGAACCGTCACTTCTCACATTGGTAATTCAGGATGATGATACACCCAGCATTATTATAAACGAGATTTTTGCGAATCCGATGGAAGGTATCGGAGACGCCAACGGAGACGGGGTAGTTTCTAGTACTGAGGATCAGTTTGTAGAGTTGGTCAACACGGAAGGGGAAGCCGTTGATATTAGCGGATGGACTCTATCAGACGATTTGAGCACTCGATTTACCTTTCCAAGTGGAACGGTGCTGCAACCCGGAAGAGCTAGTGTCGTTTTTGGCGGTGGAGAACCTGCCGGTAATTTTGGAGGGGCTACAGTATTTACAGCCGACAATCTGGGAATCGATAATTCCGGGGATAAGCTCATATTAAGAGACAATCAGGATATTATAGTTGAAGAGGCGGAATATACCTTAAGTCCAAATGAAAGTGAGTCACTCAATAGAGGGCGAGAAGATAACGGAAACTTTTACGTGCGTCATTCTGAGGCATCTGAGGACCCAAACAAGCTTTTTTCTCCGGGAACCAGGATTGACGGGACCTCTTTCGGTTCTCGCTATGCCTTGAGACTGGGTGGAGGCGAGGGCTGGCGTCTGCTTTCATCCCCAACCCGCAATACTACATTCAAAGAGCTTTTGGGTGATTTTCAAATGAATACCACCTCCATCTCAAACCGGTCTGATCAGGTGGCAACTCTTTATGAATGGAGAGAAGGCAGATTTCAACCCGTTGAAAATCTTGAGAACGAATTGGAAGCAGGCAAAGGGTATGCAGTTTACTTCAGTCGGGATGATAATACCGGTATCCCGGGCGTGCAGGGCGGCTTCCCGAAAGTCATTACTACCGATAACCCTGAGAACAGTGGACCGGTGCCTGTTACATTATCTACGGCAGAGTTCAATGGCAGCAAGGGATGGAATCTGATGGGAAATCCTTTTGGTACCGAAATATCTGTTGAAGCTCTACTTGGCACCCTTAGAAGAGCACTGCAAATTGAACATCCTGAAATGCAGCTAAATGGCAATGTCTATGTTTGGGATCCTTCAGCCAATGCCGGCAACGGTGATTATCTTGTTTTAGAAGAAAATGAAAGCAATAAAATTCTGCCCTTTCAGGCTTTTTGGGTTAAAATTGATAATGCGGAAGGCAGTGAAGATATTTCTATCAGTGCAACACTAGAAAGAGATGAGATTAGGTTTGTCAATTCAAGCCGCTTTAAAGATAGCAATAGGGAAGAATTCAGCCTAAACCTGACCCTAGGCGATGGTACTCTTTATGATGATTACCAGCTCTCTTTTAACAGTGAGGGAACCGTAGATACTGATATTCATGATGCGTTTAAGTTGCACTCAATAAATACTAACTCAATCACTCTATACAGTCTTTCCGGACAGGACAAGCTCATGAAGAATGTACTTCCCTATGATCTTGACGGCACTATGGAAATACCTATTGATTTTGATGCCAATGGGAGGGAGGAGCTGAGATTCGAATGGGGCAGGCTGGATGATATACCGGATAATTGGAACATTACATTAACAGACAGGGAGCTGAACAAGGAAATCAACTTACGCTCTTCCAGCGATTATCGTTTTACTGTTACTTCGGATGATAGCCCCAGCAACATTGAAGATGATAATGCGGGGTTACCATTCAGTAGGGCAAGCTTAGATAGTGAAGAACCAAGATTTATTCTGACAGTACGACCGGGGAACACCGGACCGGTAAACAACCCGGATATACCGGAATCCGTGAAATTGAATCCCAATTACCCTAACCCTTTCAATCCGGCAACTACGATCAGCTATGAATTAAAAGAAGATTCGGAAGTACTGCTCAGCATCTGGAATATCGTAGGACAGCGCGTGGTAACGCTGGTTGACGGTATGCAAGAAGCAGGGCAACATACAGCCAACTGGAATGCCAGTGAGATGCCCAGCGGTATCTATATTGCCCAGCTGGAAGTCGGCGGACAAGTATTCATCAGAAAGATGACTCTTATCAAGTAA
- a CDS encoding acyl-[acyl-carrier-protein] thioesterase — protein sequence MQTNNTYREKYTIRSSEVAPDGRAKLQSICDLLQETAGNQALKLNFDISQLREQNLTWMLHRLHVKMDAFPYWRDEISIKTWPSSGDTLRAYRDFEIMVSNDQRIGKCLSYWLMINVESRRPVRIPEDVLKMAPADVEHVLEVQKGRIDFDEEPSGSEQFRVRRSDLDMNEHVNNVKYIEWALDALPSDHRCSEIDIEFLAECTEGDELLSEFAGTETNGFSRCHRIIRKSDGKIVARALSS from the coding sequence TTGCAAACAAACAATACCTACCGGGAAAAGTACACCATCCGTTCATCGGAAGTAGCCCCGGATGGAAGAGCAAAATTGCAATCCATTTGTGATCTGCTTCAGGAAACGGCAGGAAATCAGGCCTTGAAACTGAATTTTGATATTTCTCAATTGAGAGAGCAAAATCTGACCTGGATGCTGCATCGTCTTCATGTTAAAATGGATGCGTTTCCTTACTGGCGGGATGAGATTAGTATCAAGACCTGGCCCTCCAGCGGTGATACATTACGGGCATATCGTGATTTTGAAATAATGGTTTCAAATGACCAGCGAATCGGAAAGTGCCTAAGCTACTGGTTAATGATAAATGTTGAATCCAGAAGGCCCGTGCGCATTCCGGAGGACGTCCTGAAAATGGCGCCGGCTGATGTGGAACACGTTCTTGAGGTGCAGAAAGGGAGAATTGATTTTGATGAGGAACCATCCGGATCAGAACAATTTCGCGTCAGGCGCAGTGATCTGGATATGAACGAGCACGTAAATAACGTAAAATACATTGAGTGGGCACTCGATGCTTTACCGTCCGATCATCGATGCAGTGAAATCGATATAGAATTCTTAGCAGAGTGCACTGAGGGTGATGAGCTATTGTCAGAGTTTGCAGGTACCGAAACAAATGGCTTCAGCAGATGTCATCGTATCATCCGGAAGAGTGACGGAAAAATCGTGGCAAGAGCACTTAGCTCATAG
- a CDS encoding DUF3098 domain-containing protein, producing MARQQEYKSENNNMLFNAWNYKALAIGLLLVITGFVAMYIENEVEGFISLFVSPIVIMAGYITVIFAIMKHDRQNGQTPEHTSG from the coding sequence ATGGCAAGACAGCAGGAATATAAATCAGAAAACAATAACATGTTGTTCAATGCCTGGAACTATAAAGCACTTGCAATTGGGCTGTTATTGGTGATTACCGGTTTTGTAGCCATGTATATTGAGAATGAGGTTGAAGGCTTTATATCCCTGTTCGTGTCGCCGATAGTAATCATGGCGGGGTATATCACCGTTATTTTTGCAATCATGAAACATGACAGGCAAAACGGTCAGACTCCGGAACACACATCAGGTTAA
- a CDS encoding tetratricopeptide repeat protein — MRKLLLTCLLCLVAAGSTTAFSNSGDIYDQKLEEGIEYFYQTDWDKAAVIFNELKSRDREDPRAYFFHAMIPFWEYFFGGNSPKVAQDFLERSQSAIDISSERLNENPHDTTMVLMLSGLYGYRSLVAASEKNYQTAIESGMTGFRYTRQLLALDDDDPKALIGKGIFYYMVGTVPKELRWATNLMGIRGDKQEGLSILEHAATSESYVSNDAKMILSYLYKTEGMYDKALTHIEDLCYRYEENIIFQFNYAEILEKSNRQEEAKAAYRTVVELQNSHLDTLKEQSKEKIRNL, encoded by the coding sequence GTGCGAAAGCTATTACTAACCTGTTTGCTCTGCCTGGTCGCTGCCGGGAGTACAACTGCATTTTCGAATTCCGGTGACATCTATGATCAAAAATTGGAAGAGGGTATTGAGTACTTTTACCAGACAGACTGGGATAAGGCAGCTGTCATATTCAACGAGTTAAAATCACGTGACAGGGAAGATCCCCGAGCTTATTTCTTTCATGCCATGATTCCTTTCTGGGAATACTTTTTCGGAGGCAATTCACCTAAGGTAGCTCAAGATTTTCTGGAGCGATCACAAAGTGCTATAGATATCAGTTCAGAGAGACTTAATGAAAACCCTCATGATACCACCATGGTATTGATGCTGAGCGGACTGTATGGATACAGAAGTCTGGTGGCTGCCAGCGAAAAAAACTATCAGACAGCGATAGAAAGCGGAATGACCGGATTCAGGTACACACGGCAGCTTCTTGCTCTTGATGATGACGATCCGAAAGCACTGATTGGTAAGGGGATTTTTTATTATATGGTAGGTACCGTGCCTAAAGAGTTGCGCTGGGCAACGAATCTGATGGGAATCAGAGGGGATAAACAGGAGGGTCTTAGCATACTGGAGCACGCGGCTACATCAGAAAGCTATGTCAGTAACGATGCCAAAATGATACTTTCATACCTCTATAAGACGGAAGGTATGTATGATAAAGCGCTGACGCATATTGAAGATCTGTGCTATAGATATGAAGAGAATATCATTTTTCAATTCAACTATGCTGAGATTCTTGAAAAAAGCAACCGACAGGAAGAGGCAAAAGCAGCCTACAGAACGGTGGTTGAGCTTCAGAATAGCCATTTGGATACACTGAAGGAACAGAGCAAAGAAAAAATCCGAAATTTATAA
- a CDS encoding dicarboxylate/amino acid:cation symporter, with translation MKKWYKQLHWQILIGLVLGLIWGLIASVAGLSSFTIDYVKPFGTIFVNLLKLIAVPLVLASLIVGVTNLNDVTKLSRMGGKTILFYMFTTVCAITIGLTVVNVMQPGKALPQETQAELQASYSQNIEGSEESAMEFKERGPLDFIVDIVPQNVVQSASDNGNMLQIVFVAILLGIGIIQIPKEKGRILIKFFDSLNDVIIKLVDFIMLTAPYGVFALMAGVIVDLAGDDLTKALDLLGALGWYCIAVLLGLILHVLIVYSSLFKMFSKMKIKDFFKAIQPAILLGFSTSSSSATLPVTMERVEKNVGVDEEVASFVLPIGATINMDGTSLYQAVAAVFIAQALGLDLSIAQQLTIVLTATLASIGAAGVPGAGIIMLVIVLQAIEVPVEGIALILGVDRLLDMCRTAVNITGDAAVSVAVAHTEGLLGEMHLED, from the coding sequence ATGAAGAAATGGTATAAGCAGTTACACTGGCAAATATTGATCGGTTTGGTTCTTGGACTTATATGGGGTTTGATTGCCAGTGTAGCGGGATTATCGTCATTCACTATTGACTATGTTAAGCCATTCGGTACCATCTTTGTCAATCTGTTGAAGCTAATCGCAGTACCTCTTGTATTAGCCTCCCTGATCGTTGGGGTTACCAATCTCAACGATGTCACAAAGCTATCCCGGATGGGTGGCAAGACCATTCTATTCTATATGTTTACTACCGTATGTGCCATTACCATCGGTCTTACGGTTGTTAATGTCATGCAACCGGGCAAGGCCCTACCGCAGGAGACACAGGCTGAACTGCAGGCCAGCTACAGTCAAAATATCGAAGGCTCGGAAGAGTCGGCGATGGAATTCAAGGAGAGAGGGCCACTGGATTTTATCGTGGATATAGTTCCGCAAAACGTGGTTCAGTCGGCCTCGGATAATGGTAATATGCTACAGATTGTATTTGTGGCAATTCTGTTGGGCATCGGTATTATCCAGATACCAAAAGAAAAGGGAAGGATACTGATCAAGTTTTTCGACTCGCTGAATGATGTCATCATCAAGCTGGTGGATTTTATTATGCTTACGGCACCCTATGGAGTTTTTGCCCTAATGGCCGGTGTGATTGTAGACCTGGCGGGTGACGACCTGACGAAGGCACTAGATCTGCTGGGCGCTCTTGGCTGGTATTGCATTGCCGTTCTGCTTGGCCTGATCCTGCATGTACTGATTGTATATTCCAGCCTCTTTAAGATGTTCAGCAAGATGAAGATCAAAGATTTCTTCAAAGCCATACAGCCTGCTATATTACTGGGATTCTCTACCAGCTCAAGTTCAGCCACACTGCCTGTAACCATGGAAAGAGTTGAGAAAAATGTCGGGGTTGATGAGGAGGTTGCAAGTTTTGTTCTGCCTATCGGCGCTACTATCAATATGGACGGAACCAGTCTGTATCAGGCCGTTGCAGCCGTGTTTATAGCTCAGGCTTTGGGACTTGATCTTTCCATTGCGCAACAGCTAACCATTGTGCTGACCGCTACGCTGGCTTCTATTGGTGCTGCAGGAGTGCCTGGTGCCGGTATTATCATGCTGGTTATTGTACTGCAGGCTATTGAAGTGCCCGTTGAGGGTATTGCACTGATACTTGGGGTTGACAGATTACTCGACATGTGCCGAACAGCTGTCAATATTACCGGAGACGCAGCTGTTTCTGTTGCTGTTGCCCACACCGAGGGTCTTCTGGGTGAAATGCATCTGGAAGATTGA
- a CDS encoding Maf family nucleotide pyrophosphatase: protein MSRLIVLASRSPRRKYLLELLNLKFSIESSSCDETYSNNEQPSDIVQNLALHKAMDVSEGKFSSLVIGADTLVVDNEKILGKPNSADEAKSMLAKLSDDRHKVLTGVALVKTDSEGNILQKETFVEETIVYFGKLTSEEINDYVQDGSPMDKAGSYGIQDDWGAIFVKRIEGDYYNVVGLPLYALYQHLKEFAPEFLSHNSDPPKDE from the coding sequence ATCAGCAGATTGATTGTATTAGCCTCCCGGAGTCCGCGACGTAAATATTTGCTGGAACTCCTGAATCTGAAATTTAGCATTGAATCAAGTTCCTGTGATGAAACCTACAGTAATAACGAACAGCCTTCCGATATCGTACAAAATCTTGCTCTTCACAAAGCGATGGATGTATCTGAAGGAAAATTTTCCAGTCTGGTTATCGGTGCAGATACACTGGTAGTTGACAATGAAAAAATATTGGGGAAACCGAACTCTGCTGATGAAGCCAAATCAATGCTTGCCAAACTAAGTGATGACCGGCATAAGGTGCTAACCGGTGTTGCCCTGGTTAAAACAGATAGTGAGGGTAACATATTGCAGAAAGAAACGTTCGTTGAAGAAACGATCGTTTATTTTGGAAAGTTAACTTCAGAAGAAATAAATGACTACGTGCAAGATGGCAGTCCCATGGACAAGGCAGGAAGTTACGGCATCCAGGATGACTGGGGTGCCATCTTTGTAAAAAGAATTGAGGGTGATTATTATAATGTTGTTGGACTGCCACTTTACGCGTTATATCAACACCTAAAAGAATTTGCCCCTGAATTCTTATCACATAACAGCGATCCACCAAAAGATGAATAA
- a CDS encoding aldo/keto reductase, giving the protein MQYKNVQGIDIPEIGLGTYKLHDRECSNAVRMALEMGYRHIDTAQMYKNEREIGEALGVSNVSREDIFLTTKIWHTNLDSEDVLQTTEETLRNLDTPYVDLLLIHWPNDQYDLRKTIESMLVLRDQGKAMNIGVSNFPLSMLKEVNDEIRAPIFCNQVEFHPFLDQLDLLDYAMEKDILLTAYSPLAQGKVMENEVLQEIGETHGKSPAQISLRWLIEQENVVAIPKASSREHLEANIDIFDFELSDEEFDRIDRLEKSERLVNPSFAPNWD; this is encoded by the coding sequence ATGCAATATAAAAATGTACAAGGCATCGACATTCCTGAGATAGGTTTAGGAACTTATAAATTACATGACCGGGAATGTTCAAATGCTGTTAGAATGGCGCTTGAAATGGGGTATCGTCATATTGATACCGCACAAATGTACAAAAATGAAAGAGAGATTGGAGAGGCCTTGGGCGTCTCGAATGTCTCACGCGAAGATATTTTTCTCACCACAAAAATCTGGCATACCAATCTTGATTCTGAAGATGTACTCCAGACTACGGAAGAGACCCTAAGGAATCTGGACACGCCTTATGTTGACTTGTTACTTATTCACTGGCCGAATGACCAGTATGATTTGCGTAAAACCATTGAATCCATGTTGGTACTGCGTGACCAGGGAAAGGCGATGAATATCGGAGTGAGTAATTTTCCACTTTCCATGTTGAAAGAGGTCAATGATGAGATAAGGGCGCCTATCTTTTGCAATCAGGTAGAATTTCATCCCTTCCTAGATCAACTTGATCTGCTGGATTATGCTATGGAAAAGGACATCCTCTTGACAGCTTACAGTCCACTTGCCCAGGGCAAGGTAATGGAAAATGAGGTATTGCAGGAAATCGGTGAGACACATGGAAAGAGTCCCGCCCAGATTTCACTGCGCTGGCTCATCGAACAAGAGAATGTAGTAGCTATACCCAAAGCTAGCAGTCGGGAGCACCTGGAAGCCAATATCGACATCTTTGATTTCGAGCTTAGTGATGAGGAATTCGACCGCATCGACCGACTAGAGAAGTCAGAAAGGCTTGTAAATCCGAGTTTTGCTCCAAACTGGGACTAG
- a CDS encoding tetratricopeptide repeat protein, whose translation MNKQVYSSILAFIMLFMSCAIAVHPVQAQNSNAYFIANQMLQNQQYERAYDMFYNLHEENPENYLFLEKATESLINLKRYETAIEITTEARNQAYYPARAGIRLGEIYHISGDTQKAFSIWEEVKRENPGNMEIFLTMARAMRDRRAFDAAIDTYKAAARLFSDSTVLSSELASTYMRAGKYEESVREYLDLIKENPDRINYVQSTLLRFNDDYLYDIAILEIGDFLEDLPATHPSYRDLHQLELWLLLERELYERALATAREFEESQSYTSYSLYGLGAKLLSDRQFKLAEEAYRYYVDNNIEVAKYQSLEEIANIYIEWADYLSDFNLSSGQKRDSLYKKAFETLSQLERQEPGYRNMDRVYITQAELALEHLHDPRDAKRYLAKLEQRADSSNLAQRSYIQGRIYLYDRNYSRARIAFTKSNKDIRLGDLAEKTRYYLALTDFYSGDYEFAKIQLNALERQTTSYFANDAVQLRVWIQDGLQADSTGELLRPFAKAVEYFAQGARDSAISALEPLISENSINPLSDEALLELSSHISPDILTFAYGRIARYLDSSGRSSPLRERLMWEKARIGDRIYSEKATVSQADTGNSASSSIAFPKNTGEIISLYEDIILEYPQGFYASFARSRIEELQNIET comes from the coding sequence ATGAATAAACAGGTTTACTCTTCCATATTGGCATTTATTATGCTTTTTATGAGCTGCGCTATAGCAGTTCATCCGGTTCAGGCCCAGAATAGCAATGCCTATTTTATTGCCAACCAGATGCTGCAAAATCAGCAGTATGAAAGGGCCTATGATATGTTTTATAACCTCCACGAAGAGAATCCGGAGAATTATTTATTCCTGGAAAAAGCAACGGAAAGTCTGATCAACCTCAAACGGTATGAAACAGCTATTGAAATAACAACAGAAGCCCGTAATCAGGCTTATTATCCGGCTCGAGCTGGTATACGTTTGGGCGAGATTTATCATATTAGCGGAGATACGCAAAAGGCTTTCTCCATTTGGGAAGAGGTGAAAAGGGAGAACCCGGGAAATATGGAAATCTTTCTCACCATGGCCCGGGCAATGCGTGACAGAAGAGCTTTTGATGCTGCCATTGACACCTATAAAGCCGCAGCCCGTTTGTTTTCCGACAGCACTGTTCTCTCAAGTGAACTGGCCAGCACCTACATGCGGGCCGGCAAATATGAAGAATCTGTTCGGGAGTACCTGGACCTGATCAAAGAGAATCCTGATCGCATTAACTACGTGCAGTCTACACTATTGCGTTTCAATGACGATTATCTATACGACATTGCCATATTGGAGATTGGAGATTTTCTGGAAGACCTGCCTGCTACACATCCCAGTTACAGGGACCTGCATCAGCTCGAATTGTGGCTATTGCTGGAGCGGGAACTCTATGAAAGAGCACTGGCTACTGCCCGGGAATTTGAAGAGTCTCAATCGTATACCTCGTATAGTCTTTATGGACTGGGAGCAAAATTACTTTCAGACCGTCAATTCAAACTCGCAGAAGAGGCTTACCGGTATTACGTTGATAATAATATCGAAGTCGCCAAGTATCAGAGCCTTGAAGAAATTGCCAATATCTACATAGAGTGGGCCGACTACCTTTCTGATTTCAACCTCTCCAGTGGACAAAAAAGGGATTCCCTATACAAGAAAGCCTTTGAAACGCTTTCGCAGCTCGAACGTCAGGAACCGGGCTACAGAAATATGGATAGGGTTTATATTACCCAGGCCGAACTGGCGCTGGAGCATTTACATGATCCCCGTGATGCCAAAAGATATTTAGCCAAGCTGGAGCAACGGGCTGACAGTTCGAATTTGGCCCAGCGTAGCTATATTCAGGGTAGAATATATCTTTATGATCGTAATTACAGCCGAGCCCGCATCGCATTCACGAAGAGCAATAAAGATATTCGCCTGGGTGATCTGGCGGAAAAAACAAGATACTACCTTGCACTCACGGACTTTTATTCAGGAGATTATGAATTTGCAAAGATTCAATTAAATGCCCTGGAACGACAGACCACTTCCTATTTTGCCAATGATGCCGTACAGCTTAGGGTATGGATTCAGGATGGATTACAAGCCGACAGCACGGGCGAGCTGCTTCGGCCCTTTGCCAAAGCCGTAGAATACTTTGCCCAGGGAGCCAGGGACAGCGCTATTTCTGCCCTTGAACCGTTGATTTCAGAAAATTCAATTAACCCACTGTCTGATGAAGCCCTGCTGGAGCTGAGTTCCCATATCAGCCCGGACATATTAACCTTTGCCTATGGGCGAATCGCCCGTTACCTGGATTCATCCGGAAGAAGCTCCCCCCTTCGTGAACGACTGATGTGGGAGAAAGCGCGCATTGGTGACCGGATCTATAGTGAAAAAGCAACAGTTTCACAGGCAGATACCGGTAATTCGGCTTCATCAAGTATTGCTTTCCCTAAGAATACGGGAGAGATTATATCGCTATATGAGGATATAATACTAGAATATCCCCAAGGCTTCTACGCCTCGTTTGCTCGATCCAGAATTGAAGAACTTCAAAATATTGAAACCTGA
- a CDS encoding DUF92 domain-containing protein encodes MLSLISVFVLEANAGEHIRIITGAILAVIFCAAAFLFRWLSLSGTYAAIISGTIVFGLGGISSTAILLAFFISSTLISKKYTRSLDETSHAYSEKIRRDGLQVWSNGFWFTLFLLLWFVFHNDAMLLGALGAIATATADTWATELGSRRFSSQTYLISGFSKVAPGTDGGISVPGTLAAMIGSLSISLISIYVFSLMGVLIIPILVAGFLGCLADSYFGAIFQQKEPAKNWPGILKGLNMKLDNNMINWISSGFGALIAIILKLILI; translated from the coding sequence TTGCTCTCCTTAATTTCAGTGTTTGTTTTAGAGGCAAATGCCGGGGAACACATCCGTATCATCACCGGTGCCATTCTAGCGGTAATATTTTGTGCGGCAGCCTTTCTTTTTCGCTGGTTAAGCCTCAGCGGTACCTATGCGGCCATCATTTCAGGAACCATAGTATTCGGATTAGGAGGAATTTCCTCCACGGCTATACTGCTGGCTTTTTTTATCAGCAGTACACTGATCTCAAAAAAGTATACGCGCTCTTTAGATGAAACATCACATGCTTATTCTGAGAAAATACGGCGTGACGGATTACAGGTGTGGAGCAATGGATTCTGGTTTACGTTATTTTTACTTCTCTGGTTTGTTTTTCACAACGATGCAATGCTTTTAGGTGCCTTGGGAGCTATAGCCACCGCCACGGCCGATACCTGGGCTACTGAACTGGGCAGCAGACGATTTTCCTCACAAACGTATTTGATAAGCGGTTTCAGTAAAGTAGCACCCGGTACTGACGGCGGTATTAGTGTACCCGGAACACTTGCCGCTATGATCGGTAGCCTGAGTATCTCATTGATATCAATTTACGTTTTTTCACTGATGGGAGTACTAATAATACCCATTTTAGTAGCGGGATTTTTGGGATGTCTGGCAGATTCTTATTTTGGTGCGATCTTTCAGCAGAAAGAGCCTGCCAAAAACTGGCCGGGTATTTTGAAAGGACTCAACATGAAACTGGATAATAACATGATAAACTGGATCTCGTCGGGATTCGGTGCACTTATAGCGATAATTCTTAAACTCATTTTGATATGA